Sequence from the Herbaspirillum sp. meg3 genome:
TGCTTGAGTGTCCAGCCACGCTGGCTGCCTTCGCTGCTGATCGCCAGGCAATTGTGGCGGTTCAGATCGTCCGGCGTTTGCGGCGTGCCGTGACGGCGCAGATACGCGGGTGCAGCAACGATGACACGATCATTGTCAGCCAGTTTGACGCTGATCAGATTGGAGTCGGTCAGATCGGCGATGCGGATGGCGACGTCAATACCTTCGCCGATCAGGTCGACGATGCGGTCATTCAGGTTGAGCGTGAGCGTGACGTCGCGGTGTTCTGCAAGAAAAGAGGGCACCAGCGGCGCCACGTGCTGGCGGCCAAAGCCGGCCGGTGCGGAGATCAGCAAGCTTCCGCTGGCCTTGGCGCTGCGTTCCGAGACCGAGGACTCCGCGTCTTCCAGATCGGTCAGGATGCGCTGGCAGTCTTCCAGGAAGGCGGTGCCTTCATTGGTCAGCACGATCTTGCGCGTGGTGCGCTGAAGCAATTTGACGCCTAGTCGCTCTTCCAGCGCGTCGAGGCGGCGGCCGATCATGGCAGGGGCGATGCCTTCGGCGCGGGCGGCGGCAGACAGGCTGCCTTTGGCGGCGACATCGACGAAGGTGGAGATTTGCTTGAACTGATCCATAGGGGTACTCTCGAACGCTCTTGGGCTGAGGTGGCCATTATCGGGTCACTTGTGACTAAAACGCAAAGATAAAGTGATAAAACGTTTCACTCCTAGTCATTTAGTTTAAATATACTAAGTGCACAAAAATACAATCTGACAATGAATTTTCTTACCTGAATTCTTTACTATTAGGAGCACAGCATGACGCAATTGACACTGCCGGCCGGGATGCAGATTTCTGGTGAAATCAAGCCTGGTTATGAACAGATCCTGACGCCCGACGCGCTGGCGCTGGTAGCAAAATTAAGCCGCGCTTTCGAGTCGCGCCGCCAGGAATTGCTGGCCGCCCGCGTCGAGCGCGTGAAGCGTCTGGACGCGGGCGAGCGTCCTGACTTCCTGCCTGAAACTGAGAACATCCGCAGCGGCGACTGGAAGATCGCTCCGATCCCTGAAGCGCTGAAATGCCGTCGTGTCGAAATCACCGGCCCGGTCGAGCGCAAGATGGTCATCAACGCCTTCAACTCCGGCGCTGACAGCTACATGACCGACTTCGAAGATTCGAACTCGCCGGTCTGGGACAATCAGGTCACCGGCCAGATCAATCTGTTCGACGCGATCCGCCGCACCATTTCGCTGGAATCGAACGGCAAGAGCTACAAGCTCAACGATAAGATCGCTACGCTGGTGGTGCGTCCACGCGGCTGGCATCTGGACGAGAAGCACGTCACCATCGACGGCAAGCGCATCTCCGGCGGTATCTTCGACTTCGCGCTGTTCCTGTTCCATAACGCCAAAGAACAACTGGCACGCGGCGCCGGCCCGTACTTCTACCTGCCGAAGATGGAGTCGCATCTGGAAGCGCGTCTGTGGAATGACATCTTCGTGATGGCGCAAAACGAAATCGGCCTGCCGCAAGGCACTATCAAGGCGACCGTGCTGATCGAAACGATCACCGCCGCTTTCGAAATGGACGAAATCCTGTATGAACTGCGCGAGCACAGCTCGGGCCTCAACGCCGGTCGTTGGGACTACATCTTCTCCTGCATCAAGAAGTTCAAGAACGACAAAAACTTCTGCCTGGCCGATCGCGCCAAGGTCACCATGACTGCGCCGTTCATGCGCTCGTACGCGCTGCTGCTGCTGAAGACCTGCCACAAGCGCGGTGCACCTGCCATCGGCGGCATGAGTGCACTGATTCCGATCAAGAACGATCCGGAAAAGAACGCCATCGCCATGCAAGGCATCATCAACGACAAGCGCCGCGATGCCACCGACGGTTACGACGGCGGCTGGGTTGCTCACCCGGGTCTGGTCGAAGCATCCATGAAGGAATTCGTTGCTGTGCTGGGCGACAAGCCTAACCAGTTCGAGAAGCAACGTCCTGACGTCGACGTCAAGGCAGAAAATCTGCTCGACTTCCAACCAGAAACGCCAATCACCGAAGCCGGCTTGCGTTACAACATCAACGTCGGTATTCACTACCTGGGCGCCTGGCTGGCAGGCAACGGTTGCGTGCCTATCCACAACCTGATGGAAGATGCCGCGACTGCCGAAATCAGCCGCGCGCAAGTCTGGCAATGGATTCGCAGCAGCAAGGGTAATCTGGAAGATGGCCGTAAAGTCACCGCCGACATGGTGCGCGCGATGATTCCGGAAGAGCTTGCCAAGGTCAAGGAAGTCGCCGGCAACGGTCCGACTTATGACCGCGCTGCGAAGATCTTTGAAGAAATGTCGACTTCGGAAACCTTTGCCGAATTCCTGACATTGCCGTTGTACGAAGAGATCTGATAGCGTTTTCAGTCGTCGTTCGAGAGTGTCGGGCAACTTACAATGGGCGACGGCTGATGCGCATTCATAGTGGAGATGGTTTTCACTTGCGTCTTTCTTGTTTTTAAAAAAAGTCGTTCAATGAATTATTGAACGACTTTTTTATTGGGTGACAGTTGCCACCTCTTTCAGACTCAAATTTCTGTGTTGATCCGGTATGCGACTAGATGGACGCAGTATTCCATGGGCGGCATTCTTTCTTAATTGGGACGGAATGTTTTTCCATCGCCCTCGGTTGAACACAAGATATTCGCCCCAGGCCAGGTATATATCGTCAGGGTGTCTGTAAAGCCTGCTCCATTCTCGTTTTTGATTGAAAAACGTACCTCGACAGGGTCTGCGGTTCCAATTGGGAGGAAGAGTGTCGATTTGATGTCATCTTCAGTCAGTGTTCCACGGAAGACGACATGCAGCGGCTTGCTTCGTTTAGCGTCGTCACGGATTACACCTGCGCCGCTATCGCGTGTGATGTGATAGTCCACAGCAAGGTCGCCAATGAGCTCGACTTGATTGTTTGCACCTCCCAAAGCGAGCGCGGCGCTGTTATCCGTTGCGACCGAGCCGACCAGTCGGACGTCGTTGTTGCTACCGCGTGTGACGATGGAGTTGTCTTGGCCTTGTAACTCCATTGCAATCCGTTTGGGGCCCGCGTCGCCATATATATGAAGATTGTTGTAGGTGCTCTGCGCCGAAATTGTGACACTATCGCGTCCCTTTCCGAGCAAGAGTGCGAAGTTGCTTCTGCCAATGATTGAAGCAGTGTCGTTTCCCCCACCCAGGTCCAGCACCTGTATTTCTGAGTTGGTTGGTAGTGCTTCAACCTTATCGTTACCTTCCGACAGTTGGACAAACTCGAAGCCATCCATATGCCCGCTCTCAGATGTTGCGGGAATAGTAGACAGTGTATTTCCAGCCATATGAATGCCCTGGAGTGGCGAGAACTGAAATGACAATAGGTCATTGCCTGCGCCGCCTTTGGCATTTTTGGGGATGCCTTGCGCTATGATCCGGCTGTCTCCCGCCCCCAGGTCGATGTCGCTCCCTCCCATGGCGATGACGGTGTTATTGTCGCCCTGCAGTCGAATCCGTTCTTGCGAAATTGCAGGGTTGTCCTTGGACTGCACGTAGGTCATGTTTTGCACGTTGCCGGTCACCTTGTGTGAGGAAGGGGGGCCGTACACCGTTGCAACGTTGATGAAACGTGTCAGGTCAACGGCCGATACGGTGCTGTTCGGTGCAAATTCGACGGTATTACGGCCGCCATAGCCGTTGAGATACTGAGGCAGCTTGGACAGGACAAAAGTGCTTCTTTCGTCATTGGAATGTATTCTCAAATGTCCCCGTCCTTCGTCCTGAACCACATAGACGGTCGGCCGCGCGGCATTTCTATTTGTCAGATACAGGGTAATTCCGGGATCTTGTCATTGACTTGACCATGGGCGAGAACGGATCTGTCCGCATAGGCATGACTCCGCAATATTGAACTGTTTTGCATCGCTGTGTAGGCGACCCCATTGAGTGACCGTCTGCCATTTTGCCAGACGGAGTGTCGAATCTCTTCCGGAAAAACGTGGATTACTCTCTCTCCTTTGCCAAAGGCCGCCCAGAGTGTGATTCTTTGTGTTTCGTTGATTCTTAGTTCGGGCATGTCTGGCGTAGCCGGCCCTGGTCTGTTGCGGTGATAAGAGACGGTAAGAGTGACGGGGGTGACCAACATCGGGTATACCTTCGAGCCACTGATGGTCTCTGGCAGGAGTGGCGCGATAGTTGGTTGCATGGCCTGCAATTGAGAAATGATGCTGTTCGCAACTGTTTGGTCGATAGCGCTATCTTGCACAGTATGGGCTTGCATGGTGAGCGGTTGGTAGACGAATCCGAACCAATTTACCACCGGTATCGTATCTGCTATGGCCATATCCCGCATCGCCCTGGCCATGCTCGCTTCCAATGGCTTACCTTGTGCATCCAGTGAGAGGGCTGCTTGATGATAGTCCATGGCAAACCCGATGGAGTTGAAATTTGGAATGGCCAAAGTCAAAAGTGTCCCGATGACGGGCAGAGCGATTGCTCCTATCATT
This genomic interval carries:
- the aceB gene encoding malate synthase A, whose protein sequence is MTQLTLPAGMQISGEIKPGYEQILTPDALALVAKLSRAFESRRQELLAARVERVKRLDAGERPDFLPETENIRSGDWKIAPIPEALKCRRVEITGPVERKMVINAFNSGADSYMTDFEDSNSPVWDNQVTGQINLFDAIRRTISLESNGKSYKLNDKIATLVVRPRGWHLDEKHVTIDGKRISGGIFDFALFLFHNAKEQLARGAGPYFYLPKMESHLEARLWNDIFVMAQNEIGLPQGTIKATVLIETITAAFEMDEILYELREHSSGLNAGRWDYIFSCIKKFKNDKNFCLADRAKVTMTAPFMRSYALLLLKTCHKRGAPAIGGMSALIPIKNDPEKNAIAMQGIINDKRRDATDGYDGGWVAHPGLVEASMKEFVAVLGDKPNQFEKQRPDVDVKAENLLDFQPETPITEAGLRYNINVGIHYLGAWLAGNGCVPIHNLMEDAATAEISRAQVWQWIRSSKGNLEDGRKVTADMVRAMIPEELAKVKEVAGNGPTYDRAAKIFEEMSTSETFAEFLTLPLYEEI
- a CDS encoding LysR family transcriptional regulator, which produces MDQFKQISTFVDVAAKGSLSAAARAEGIAPAMIGRRLDALEERLGVKLLQRTTRKIVLTNEGTAFLEDCQRILTDLEDAESSVSERSAKASGSLLISAPAGFGRQHVAPLVPSFLAEHRDVTLTLNLNDRIVDLIGEGIDVAIRIADLTDSNLISVKLADNDRVIVAAPAYLRRHGTPQTPDDLNRHNCLAISSEGSQRGWTLKQHGKVSVYKVGGNMVCNDGEVLHNWALNGKGLAWRSMWEVGAAIESGELVTVLDKFIAPAPAIYAVFAQRRHLPLRIRTFVDFLRHAYAQPNYWRR